In Metopolophium dirhodum isolate CAU chromosome 7, ASM1992520v1, whole genome shotgun sequence, one genomic interval encodes:
- the LOC132948871 gene encoding putative phospholipase B-like 2: MSAEKIAIVVFLVSSAIILTGPTRSSGDDTNQLFYAIADDDDNIRIRHTEDGRLVGKASYTRSINATGWDYLEIFTSIKEDDVMQAYAAGLLEGYVTADLINTHWYNVFQNFCDGRAYLCEKLNEFLWTNKNWVLSQVTEKNGSDAYWHQVGLMYKQLDGLYDGYKLNTKEGMQSLTWENFFWMNIQGDLFNLCDAFNSSHPHKKPFGAESCSVLIKLLPGSKELFFSHVTGNRYETMLRIQKRYRLNYKESKSSYQLVLGHDITFSSYPGFLYSMDDFYLISSGLAVTETTISVYNPQLWAYVQPVGQVMVFVRAMVANRLASDGLAWTKLFKKYNSGTYNNQWLVINYSLFRPGRKLPRRGLLFMLEQIPGLVETRDVTESFLNQTYWASYNVPFLPAISEASGQDDMVKRYGNWFSYKDTPRARILARDHVGVTDVPSMMHLMRSNDFRNDPESRCESCTPPYSAANAISSRDDLNDKDGVYPFEALGYSNKGAIDAKVTSHMTFKKLRFLAVSGPTWGTGGRLGEFCWSKSRVVNVSHIGLPDCWSFKPKLHRWQWPN; this comes from the exons ATGTCTGCCGAAAAAATTGCGATTGTCGTGTTTCTAGTGTCGTCTGCGATCATCTTGACGGGGCCAACGCGGAGTTCGGGCGACGACACGAACCAGTTATTTTACGCTAtcgccgacgacgacgataatattagGATTCGACACACGGAAGACGGCAGACTCGTCGGTAAAGCTAGTTACACTCGGAGTATAAACGCTACGGG GTGggattatttagaaatatttacatCCATCAAAGAAGACGACGTGATGCAAGCCTATGCCGCTGGTTTGTTGGAAGGATACGTCACTGCCGACTTGATAAACACGCATTGgtataatgtttttcaaaatttctgtgACGGTCGAGCATACTTGTGTGAAAAATTGAACGAGTTCTTGTGGACTAATAAAAATTGGGTCTTGTCCCAAGTGACGGAGAAAAATGGATCGGACGCGTATTGGCATCAA GTTGGCCTCATGTATAAGCAACTCGACGGGTTATACGATGGATATAAGCTGAATACAAAAGAAGGAATGCAGTCTTTGACGTGGGAAAATTTTTT TTGGATGAACATTCAAggagatttatttaatttatgcgATGCCTTCAATTCATCGCACCCTCATAAAAAACCATTTGGGGCTGAATCGTGTTCAGTTCTTATAAAATTACTACCTGGATCCAAAGAGTTGTTTTTCTCCCACGTTACTGGGAATCG gtacgaaACAATGCTGCGAATACAAAAGCGATATCGTCTCAATTACAAGGAAAGTAAATCGTCGTACCAACTAGTGTTAGGACACGATATAACATTTAGTTCGTATCCTGGATTCCTATATTCAATGGACGATTTTTACTTGATTTCTTCGGGTTTAGCAGTCACCGAAACCACTATTTCTGTTTACAATCCACAGTTATGGGCCTATGTTCAGCCAGTTGGACAG GTGATGGTTTTCGTTCGGGCGATGGTGGCTAATCGGCTGGCGTCCGATGGATTGGCCTGGACGAAGTTGTTCAAGAAATACAACAGTGGTACGTACAACAACCAGTGGCTGGTGATCAACTACTCGCTGTTTCGGCCAGGTCGCAAGCTGCCTAGAAGAGGGCTGCTCTTCATGCTCGAACAAATTCCCGGACTGGTCGAGACGCGTGACGTGACCGAATCGTTTCTGAACCAGACGTACTGGGCGAGCTACAACGTGCCATTCTTGCCGGCGATATCCGAGGCGAGCGGTCAAGACGATATGGTGAAGCGATACGGAAATTG GTTTTCGTACAAAGACACTCCCCGGGCTCGTATATTGGCCAGGGACCACGTTGGTGTGACGGACGTGCCGAGCATGATGCACCTGATGCGTTCCAACGATTTCAGAAACGATCCAGAGTCCAGATGCGAGTCTTGTACTCCTCCGTATTCGGCTGCAAACGCCATTTCGTCCAG GGATGATTTGAATGATAAGGACGGCGTGTACCCATTCGAGGCGCTTGGCTATTCGAACAAGGGCGCCATAGATGCCAAAGTGACGAGCCATATGACTTTCAAGAAGCTGAGATTTTTGGCCGTCTCTGGACCAACCTGGGGTACCGGAGGACGTCTTGGAGAGTTCTGTTGGAGCAAATCACGCGTGGTCAACGTCAGCCACATCGGATTACCTGACTGTTGGAGTTTCAAACCCAAGTTGCATCGGTGGCAGTGGCCAAACTAG